One stretch of Leptospira stimsonii DNA includes these proteins:
- a CDS encoding MaoC family dehydratase yields the protein MAKVVLSSFAELEAYTGKEIGVSDYHTITQEQVNRFADATLDHQWIHTDPERAAKESPFGTTIAHGYLTLSMAPYLLSQILELKNIKMGINYGMEKLRFLEPVKVGSKLRIRAELIELKDLRGTARMTLKMTFETEGSTKAAAVGEVIYLYQFA from the coding sequence ATGGCTAAAGTAGTATTATCCAGTTTTGCGGAATTAGAAGCCTATACCGGAAAAGAAATCGGGGTTTCCGATTATCACACGATCACCCAGGAACAAGTCAATCGGTTTGCAGATGCGACTCTGGATCATCAGTGGATTCATACGGACCCCGAAAGAGCGGCAAAGGAATCTCCTTTCGGCACTACGATCGCACACGGATATCTTACTCTTTCCATGGCACCCTACCTCTTGTCTCAAATATTAGAATTAAAGAATATTAAGATGGGGATCAATTACGGAATGGAAAAACTTCGGTTTTTAGAACCCGTAAAAGTAGGAAGCAAGTTGAGAATCAGAGCGGAGTTGATCGAGCTAAAAGACCTTAGAGGTACGGCGAGAATGACTCTGAAGATGACTTTTGAAACCGAAGGATCCACAAAAGCGGCCGCGGTCGGAGAGGTAATCTATCTATATCAATTTGCCTGA